From Ipomoea triloba cultivar NCNSP0323 chromosome 5, ASM357664v1, the proteins below share one genomic window:
- the LOC116019003 gene encoding protein MRG1-like yields MHRSIWIRHHIIRAGDKKPTLGGDFRRRLAQQRKSRASSGASRFQFLYNRLTAKSVEESLKFEKKKKMVSSKDESATDSDKSSGEVPDSNSSLYSEGEKVLAYHGPRIYEAKVQKAELRENEWRYFVHYLGWNKNWDEWVGTQRLMKLTDDNIIKQQALDKKLGVEKNTKLGRSAQAKPKASVDPKIEKDDTKNSDLNADKEETKTNVPKGKKRKGDSTTEKDNASAEKLIKIQIPSTLKKQLVDDWEFITQQNMLVKLPRSPSVDDILTNYLEHWSKKDGMMAESVGEILNGIRSYFDKSLPVILLYKKERQQYHDSVSDNVSPSSVYGAEHLLRLFVKLPELLACVKIEEETLTSLQQKLLDFLKFLQKNQGTYFLSSYEASKASEGSSKAKDS; encoded by the exons ATGCACAGATCCATTTGGATCCGCCATCATATAATTCGAGCCGGCGATAAGAAGCCGACACTCGGCGGCGACTTTCGCCGGAGATTAGCTCAACAACGCAAATCAAGAGCAAGCAGCGGAGCAAGTAGATTTCAGTTTCTATACAACCGTTTAACAGCAAAATCAGTTGAAGAATCtctgaaatttgaaaaaaaaaaaaaaatggtgagcTCCAAGGACGAATCAGCTACGGACAGCGACAAGTCGTCCGGCGAAGTTCCGGACTCGAATTCCAGCCTCTACTCTGAAGGAGAGAAGGTCCTAGCTTACCATGGCCCTCGCATCTATGAAGCTAAG GTCCAAAAAGCTGAGCTTAGAGAGAATGAATGGAGATATTTTGTTCATTACTTG GGTTGGAACAAGAA TTGGGATGAATGGGTAGGCACTCAACGCTTGATGAAACTTACTGATGACAATATCATAAAGCAGCAGGCCCTTGACAAGAAATTGGGAGTGGAGAAGAATACAAAATTAGGGCGTTCAGCACAAGCTAAACCCAAAGCCTCAGTTG ATCCGAAAATTGAAAAAGATGATACAAAAAACAGTG aTTTGAATGCGGATAAAGAGGAAACGAAAACGAACG TTCCCAAAGGGAAAAAACGCAAGGGTGACTCAACAACAGAG AAAGACAATGCATCCGCTGAGAAGCTCATCAAGATTCAAATTCCATCGACTTTAAAGAAGCAACTTGTTGATGATTGGGAGTTCATCACTCAGCAGAATATG CTTGTAAAACTGCCACGATCTCCTAGTGTTGATGATATACTGACGAATTACCTTGAACACTGGTCAAAAAAGGATGGCAT GATGGCTGAATCAGTTGGAGAAATTCTCAATGGCATAAGATCGTATTTTGACAAATCATTGCCAGTTATACTTTTGTACAAAAAGGAGCGCCAACAATATCATGACTCAGTTTCAGATAATGTCTCTCCGTCTAGTGTATATGGAGCTGAACATCTGTTGCGCCTATTTG TCAAGTTGCCTGAGTTACTGGCTTGTGTGAAAATTGAAGAGGAGACATTAACTAGTTTGCAGCAGAAATTGCTGGATTTCCTCAA ATTTCTGCAGAAAAATCAGGGCACGTACTTCCTTTCTTCTTACGAAGCATCAAAAGCTTCTGAAGGAAGCAGCAAGGCGAAAGATAGTTGA